In Mustela lutreola isolate mMusLut2 chromosome 1, mMusLut2.pri, whole genome shotgun sequence, one genomic interval encodes:
- the LOC131822626 gene encoding olfactory receptor 5T1-like, translating into MPGYPSDLDLYRIQMKNVTEVTMFILMGFTDDFEMQVLLFFLFLVIYLFTLIGNLGLVILVIGDSRLHNPMYYFLSALSFLDACYSSVVTPKMLVNFLAENKAISYLGCAAQMLLFVTFGTTECFLLAAMAYDRYVAIYNPLLYSVSMSPRVYVPLIVASYVGGILHASVHTVATFSLSFCASNEIRHVFCDIPPLLAISCSDTHTNQLLLFYFVGTIELVTIMIVLISYGFILLAILRMHSAEGRRKVFSTCASHLTGVTIYYGTIFFMYMRPSSSYALDHDMIVSIFYTIVIPMLNPIIYSLRNKDVKDAMKTLFVRNWLLSKTHY; encoded by the coding sequence atgccAGGGTATCCATCAGATTTAGATTTATATAGGATTCAGATGAAAAATGTGACTGAGGTAACCATGTTTATATTGATGGGCTTCACAGATGATTTTGAGATGCAGGTTCtcctgttttttctatttctagtgATCTATCTTTTCACTCTGATAGGAAATTTGGGACTGGTTATATTGGTCATTGGGGATTCTCGGCTCCACAATCCTATGTACTATTTTCTGAGTGCATTATCATTCCTGGATGCCTGCTATTCCTCAGTTGTCACCCCAAAAATGCTGGTCAATTTCCTAGCAGAAAATAAAGCCATTTCCTACCTTGGATGTGCAGCCCAGATGCTCCTCTTTGTGACTTTTGGAACCACAGAATGCTTCCTTTTGGCTGCCATGGCTTATGATCGCTACGTGGCAATCTATAACCCTCTCCTCTATTCCGTGAGCATGTCACCCAGAGTCTACGTGCCACTCATCGTTGCTTCCTACGTTGGCGGCATTTTGCATGCTTCTGTACACACGGTGGCCACATTCAGCCTGTCCTTCTGTGCATCCAATGAAATTAGACACGTCTTTTGTGACATCCCTCCACTACTTGCCATTTCTTGTTCTGACACCCACACCAACCAGCTGTTGCTCTTCTACTTTGTGGGCACTATTGAGCTAGTCACTATCATGATTGTTCTGATCTCCTATGGTTTCATTCTGTTGGCCATTCTGAGGATGCATTCTGCTGAGGGGAGGCGGAAAGTCTTTTCTACATGTGCTTCTCACCTAACTGGAGTGACAATTTATTATGGAACCATCTTTTTCATGTATATGAGACCAAGTTCCAGCTATGCTTTGGACCATGACATGATCGTGTCGATCTTTTACACAATTGTGATTCCCATGCTGAATCCCATCATCTACAGTTTAAGGAACAAAGATGTAAAAGACGCAATGAAGACATTATTTGTGAGAAATTGGTTGCTAAGTAAAACACATTATTAG
- the LOC131810392 gene encoding olfactory receptor 5T1-like: protein MPGFPSDLDLYRIQMKNVTEVTMFILMGFTDDFEMQVLLFFLFLVIYLFTLIGNLGLVILVIGDSQLHNPMYYFLSALSFLDACYSSVVTSKMLVNFLAENKAISYLGCAAQMLLFVTFGTTECFLLAAMAYDRYVAIYNPLLYSVSMSPRVYVPLIVASYVGGILNASVHTVATFSLSFCASNEIRHIFCDIPPLLAISCSDTHINQLLLFYFVGAIEIVTIMIVLISYGFILLAILRMHSAEGRRKVFSTCASHLTGVTIYYGTILFMYMRPSSSYALDYDMIVSIFYTIVIPMLNPIIYSLRNKDVKEAMKKLFVRNWFLCKTHY, encoded by the coding sequence ATGCCAGGGTTTCCATCAGATTTAGATTTATATAGGATTCAGATGAAAAATGTGACTGAGGTCACCATGTTTATATTGATGGGCTTCACAGATGATTTTGAGATGCAGGTTCtcctgttttttctatttctagtgATCTATCTTTTCACTCTGATAGGAAATTTGGGACTGGTTATATTGGTCATTGGGGATTCTCAGCTCCACAATCCTATGTACTATTTTCTGAGTGCGTTATCATTCCTGGATGCCTGCTATTCCTCAGTTGTCACCTCAAAAATGCTGGTCAATTTCCTAGCAGAGAATAAAGCCATTTCCTACCTTGGATGTGCAGCCCAGATGCTcctctttgttacttttgggacCACAGAATGCTTCCTCTTGGCTGCCATGGCTTATGATCGCTATGTGGCAATCTACAACCCTCTCCTCTATTCCGTGAGCATGTCACCCAGAGTCTACGTGCCACTCATCGTTGCTTCCTACGTTGGCGGCATTTTGAATGCTTCTGTACACACGGTGGCCACATTCAGCCTGTCTTTCTGTGCATCCAATGAAATTAGACACATCTTTTGTGACATCCCTCCACTACTTGCCATTTCTTGTTCTGACACCCACATCAACCAGCTGCTGCTCTTCTACTTTGTGGGCGCTATTGAGATAGTCACTATCATGATTGTTCTGATCTCCTATGGTTTCATTCTGTTGGCCATTCTGAGGATGCATTCTGCTGAGGGGAGGCGGAAAGTCTTTTCTACATGTGCTTCTCACCTAACTGGAGTGACAATTTATTATGGAACCATCCTTTTCATGTATATGAGACCAAGTTCCAGCTATGCTTTGGACTATGACATGATCGTGTCGATCTTTTACACAATTGTGATTCCCATGCTGAATCCCATCATCTACAGTTTAAGGAACAAAGATGTAAAAGAGGCAATGAAGAAATTGTTTGTGAGAAATTGGTTCCTATGTAAAACACATTATTAG
- the LOC131822627 gene encoding olfactory receptor 8J2-like: protein MASENLTQVAEFILMGVTDHPDLQIPLFFVFLLIYGLTMAGNLGIITLTSVDSQLQTPMYFFLRHLAIINLGDSTVIAPKMLVNFLVTKKTISYYGCAAQLGGFLVFIVGEIFMLAAMAYDRYVAICNPLLYMVVVSPQMCILLVSLTYLYSLTTALTVSSCVFSMSYCSSNEINHFYCDNVPLLALSCSDTYLPETAVFTFSGTNLFFSMIIVLTSYFNIVLAILRIRSSEGRRKAFSTCTSHMMAVTVFYGTLLFMYLQPRTNHSLDTDKMASVFYTLVIPMLNPLIYSLRNKDVKDALKRFLKNPCQAFKLM from the coding sequence atggcCTCAGAAAATCTCACCCAGGTGGCCGAGTTCATTCTCATGGGAGTCACAGATCACCCAGACCTCCAGATTCCactcttctttgttttcctgcTGATCTATGGGCTGaccatggcaggaaacctgggCATCATCACCCTCACCAGTGTTGATTCGCAGCTCCAAacgcccatgtacttcttcctcaggCACTTGGCTATCATCAATCTTGGTGATTCTACTGTCATTGCCCCCAAAATGCTGGTAAACTTCTTGGTTACAAAGAAAACCATATCCTACTATGGATGTGCAGCCCAGCTGGGTGGGTTCCTAGTTTTCATTGTCGGGGAGATTTTCATGCTGGCTGCAATGGCCTATGATCGTTACGTGGCTATTTGCAACCCTCTGCTCTACATGGTGGTGGTCTCTCCACAGATGTGCATACTGCTGGTCTCCCTCACTTACCTCTACAGTCTGACCACAGCACTGACTGTCTCCTCCTGTGTGTTCTCCATGTCATACTGTTCTTCCAATGAAATCAACCATTTTTACTGTGATAACGTCCCTTTGTTGGCATTGTCCTGTTCTGATACCTATCTTCCAGAAACAGCAGTGTTTACCTTTTCAGGGaccaatttgtttttctctatgatTATTGTTCTAACATCCTACTTCAACATTGTCCTTGCCATTTTGAGGATCCGTTCTTCAGAGGGCCGACGAAAAGCCTTTTCCACCTGTACCTCTCACATGATGGCTGTCACTGTGTTCTATGGGACGCTTCTCTTCATGTATTTGCAACCAAGGACCAACCACTCCTTAGATACTGATAAAATGGCCTCTGTCTTCTACACCTTGGTAATACCAATGCTGAATCCCCTCATTTATAGCCTAAGGAACAAGGATGTGAAGGATGCTTTGAAGAGATTCCTAAAGAACCCTTGTCAGGCTTTCaaattaatgtaa